GCCGCCCTCTTCATGATTGTACAGGCTTACCCCGCCGGCGAAGCGGTTGATGGTGGCGTGGGTGAGAAACAGCCCGATGCCCATGCCCTTGCTCTTGGTCGATACGAAGGTGTCACCCAGCTGGTCGGCGATCGACATGGCCACTCCGGGGCCGTGATCGCGGATATCGATGATCACCTCGTCGGCGTTCCAGTCGAGGCTGATGACGATATCCTCGGGGTTGGCGTCGGCGGCATTGTTGAGCAGGTTCATCAACGCCTGCTCCAGCGTCGCGTCGATCGCCAGCAGCGGCGTGCCGCGCTTGCCGAGGATCTCGACCCGGTGGGTGACATCCGGGCGCAGCACCAGCCAGCGCTGGATCACCTGCTCGAGCCAGGCGATGGCGGGGCGCGAATCGGGCTCGGCGAGGCGCCGCCGATCGGCGTTGGCGACCAGTTGCTGAAGGCGCGCCTTGCAGGTATCGACCTGTTCACGCAACAGGTCGATATCGGCCGTCAGCGTTGGCTGGTCGACGGCATCGCGGCGCATCTCGGTGAGCAGTACCGCCATGGTCGACAGCGGCGTGCCCAGTTCATGGGCGGTACCCGCGGCCTGGGTGGCCACCGCGAGCACCTGTTCGTTGCGCAGTGCCGCCTCGCGGGTCCGCGACAGCGCCCTGTCGCGACGCCGCAGGGCATGCGCCATCTTGTAGATGAAAAAGGTCACCAGGCTTGCCGACAGGCCGAAATTCAGCCACATGCCAAGCACGTGCAGGCTGATACCGAGGCCGACCACGGCGTGGCTGAGCTGCGGGACCGGCTCGTAGAACAGCATCAGGAAGGTGTAGCCGGTCAGCGCGGCGCTGGCGATGATCCAGGCGTGGCGCCAGGGCAGCGTGGCGGCGGCGATGGTCACCGGCACCAGGTAATAGGAAATGAACGGATTGGTCGCTCCGCCGGTGTAGTAGAACAGCAGCGTCAACCCGGCGATGTCGGCGAGCAGATGCAGCAGATATTCCAGATCGGTAACCGAGCGGGGCCGGCCGAGCCGCCACCAACTGGCGATATTGATCAGCCCCATGGCGCCGATCACGCCGATCACCGGGGTGACGCTCAACTGGAAGTCGAAGATCTCGATGCCGATGATGATCGCCGCGAGAAAGCCGGTCCAGGTGATGCCGCGCACGAAGGTCAGCCGGACCAGGTTGCGGTTGGGGGTCGACAAGGGCAGGGGGGTCGGCTGTTGCATGGGCTCTCCGGTGGGCTGATTCGCGCATGATAACCGAACTCGCCCGGCGTCAGGCTACAACTCGGATCGTGTAGCCCGTAGAATTGATCGCCAGCCCATTCACGTCAGCCGGGCGCGGCGATGTGCGCCGCGACGGATGTACCCAGACCAGCGATCCCACGAATGACAGCCAGCCAGATAGCCCAAGAAGCCGGGCTTAGAAGAACTTTTGCCATTATTTCCCACCCCGACGCGGGCAAGACCACTATCACCGAGAAGATGCTGCTGTTCGGCAACGCCATCCAGCTGGCCGGCTCGGTGAAGAGCAAGCGCAACGACCGGCATGCCACTTCCGACTGGATGAAGATGGAGCAGGAGCGCGGCATCTCGGTGACCACCTCGGTGATGCAGTTCCCGTACAACGGGCGGATCGTCAATCTGCTCGACACGCCCGGGCACGAGGACTTCTCCGAGGACACCTACCGCACCCTGACCGCGGTGGACTCGGCGCTGATGGTGATCGACGGCGCCAAGGGCGTCGAGGCCCGCACCATCAAGCTGATGGAGGTCTGCCGGCTGCGCACCACGCCGATTCTGACCTTCATCAACAAGATGGACCGCGACACCCGCGATCCGGTCGAGGTGATGGACGAGGTCGAGACCGTCCTGAACATCCAGTGCGCGCCGATGACCTGGCCGATCGGCATGGGGCGGCATTTCCGCGGCGTCTACCATCTCTACAACGACGTCATCCATCTCTACAAGCAGGGCCAGGGCAGCCGCATCCCCGACGACGTGCGCATCGAGGGGCTCGCCAACCCCGAGGTCGACGAGGTGCTGGGCGCCGATCAGGCCGAGGAGCTGCGCATGGAGGTCGAGCTGGTGCGCGGGGCATCGCACGAATTCGACCTCGAGGCGTATCGCCGCGGCGAGCTGACGCCGGTCTACTTCGGCACCGCGATGGGCAACTTCGGCGTGCGCGAGATGCTCGACGGCTTCGTCGAGTACGCGCCGATGCCGCAGGCCCGCGAGACCGATACCCGCGACGTCAGCGCCGACGACGAGCGCTTTTCCGGCTTCGTATTCAAGATCCAGGCCAACATGGACCCCAAGCACCGCGACCGGGTGGCCTTCCTGCGGGTCTGCTCGGGCAAGTACGAGAAGAACATGAAGATGCGCCATGTACGGATCGGCAAGGACGTCAAGATTGCCGACGCGCTGACCTTCATGGCCTCCGACCGGGCGCAGGTCGAACAGGCCTGGCCGGGCGACATCATTGGCCTGCACAACCACGGCACCATCCAGATCGGCGATACCTTCACCGTCGGCGAGGAGATGCGCTTCACCGGCATCCCGCACTTCGCTCCGGAGCTCTTCAAGCGCGTGCGGTTGCGTGATCCGCTCAAGACCAAGGCGTTGCAGAAGGGCCTTCAGCAGCTTTCCGAGGAGGGCGCGACCCAGGTGTTCATGCCGCTCGACAACAACGACCTGATTCTCGGCGCGGTGGGCTCGCTGCAGTTCGACGTGGTCGCCCACCGGCTCAGGGAGGAATACAAGGTCGACTGCATCTACGAGGCGGTCAATGTGCAGACCGCGCGCTGGGTGTACTGCGACGACGCCAGGAAACTCGACGAGTTCCGGTGCAAGGCCAGCAGCAACCTGGCTCTGGATGGTGGCGGCTACCTTACCTATATTGCGCCGACCCGCGTCAATCTGCAGATGACCCAGGAGCGCTGGCCCGAGGTGCGCTTCAACGCCACCCGCGAGCACTGAGCGGGCTGCGCCCGGAGCTGTAAGCTATAAGCTTTAAGCTTTAAGAAAAACCGTTGCCACTGGCTCGACTAGTGGCAACTTCCTGGCTTACGGCTTACGGCTTACGGCTTACGCTTATGCTTATGCTTATGCTCATCGACGCTCACTGCCATCTCGATTTCGCGGCATTCGACGCCGATCGCCAGGCGATGTTCGAGCGCGCCCACGCCGCGGGCGTCGGCCATTTCGTGGTGCCCGGTACGACCCGGGACAGTTGGCCGCGGGTCGTCGCGCTGGGCGGGCGCGACGACGTCAGCATTGCGTTGGGCCTGCATCCCGCCTTCATGGATCGCCACGCCGAGGAAAATGACCTCGAGGCGCTGGCGCAGGCGCTGGACGCGCATCCCGAAGTCGTGGCGCTGGGCGAGTGCGGCATCGATGCGCGCTTTAAGGACACCCTCGACGCCCAATGGCGACTGCTCGACGGCCAGTTGAAGTTGGCCAAGGCGCGTCGCCTGCCGGTGATCCTGCACTGCGTGCACGCCAACGACAAGCTCGGCAAGCGACTGCGTCAGCTCGAACTGCCGGCCGGCGGCTTGATCCACGCGTTCGCCGGCAGCGCCGACCAGGCGCAGCGCTTCATCGACCTGGGATTCGTGGTGGGACTGGGCGGGGCGACCACCTATCCGCGTGCCCAGCGGTTGCAGCGTGCCGTGGCGGCGCTGCCCGACGACGGTTACGTGCTGGAGACGGACAGCCCCGACATGCCGCTGTGCGGCTTTCAGGGTCAGCGCAACGAGCCGGCCCGGATCGCGCGGGTGGCCGAGCAGGTCGCCAAGGTGCGCGGTCAGAGCGTCGCCGAGGTGACGGCTCACAGTGCCACCAATACCCGGCGGCTGTTCGGCATCGCCGGTTAACGGGTCGTCAACCGCCGCTGGTGGCCAGCATCTCGGGGTCAAGGCGTTCGAGCGGGTAGGGCAGTTCGAGCCATTCGAGGCGCTGCCCGCCGACCGTCAGCGGCTCGCTGACCTCGCGGGTGGTCATCACCGCGAGGATCTCCACACGCCCGTCGCCATCGCTCGCCGCGGCAACCACATCGCCACGTGACTTGCCGTCGGCGTCGCTGACGGCGCTGCCCGGCTCGGGTAGCGTATCGCCCTCGAATCGCCCGCGGGCCAGGCGCTTCTTGACCTGGCCGCGGAAATGCGCGCGGGCGACCACCTCCTGACCGGTATAGCAACCCTTCTTGAAACTGATGCCGCCCAGCGCTTCCCAGTTGAACATCTGCGGCAGGTAGCTGTCCTGCAGGCTCACTTCGAGCCACGCCAGGCCGGCCCGGATATCGTGCAACTGCCATACGCCATTGCCAACCGGCAGCGTCTCGCGAGCCAGGTTCTGCCAGGCGCCGATGGCCTCGTCGTGCGGCAGGCACAATACCAGACGCGGCAGGTCGCCGGGGTGGCGCAGCACCACGCCGCCACCGAGCGCAATCTGCTGCCAGGTGGTCGGCGCCGTGGCATCGAGCCGGCGTTCGACCAGCGCCGGGCCGTCGTGTCCGATCAGCCCGAGCACCGCGAGATCGTCGCGCGGCGTCAGCTCGACCTTGTAGAACACCGCGAACTTGGCCAGATGGCTGCGCAGCGGTTCGAGCAGGCTGGCATCCAGCAACAACCAGAAGCGCGCCTCGTCGACACGCAGCAACTGGCCGTTGGCGAGCATGCGTCCCTTGGCTGTGCAGAAGCTGGTGGGCGCGGCGAAATTGCCGTCGGCGAGCTTCAATTGCGCGCTGGTCTGGCCCTGCAGGAAACGTTCGGCATCCGCCCCGGCGATCTCGAGTACCGCGAAGTGGATCAGCGGCGCGAGTAGACTCTGCTGCCGTGCGCTCGCTGCGGATTCCTGCGCGCCGAACTCGATATGCCGCTCGTCGACGAGGCGGGCACCGTGCTGTTCAAGGTGGGCGGTCCAGTCGCTCATGCAGTCTCCTACGCTTATAGCGCCCCGGGAGGCAAGGCGTTAATTGATATCAAGGTCTGAGTAATGGGGATGTGGCGCGCTGAATGCAAGGTGTTCGTCGACTGGCGTCTGCCACCGTCGAACACGGGACCGCCAGGCGTAAGCTATTATTCTTACAATTCATTGAGGGCCGGCGGGTGTTGGCCACTGGTCCACCGTACACTGCCAGCCGCCAGCGTGCGCTGGCTTGCGAAGGGAGACACCATGGATGATCGCGATGTATCCGGTAGCGACCCTCACGCTCGGGTCAGCCAGGTCGCGCCGGCCGATCCATTGACGCCGGCCGATCGCTACGCCGAATTGTTCGTCGCCGTGCAGTGCGGCCGGATCTTCGACGACAGCAAAACATTCGTCGATTGCATCCCGCGTCAGGACCCCGAGGCGATTCTGGCGGCTTACCGGGCACGCAAGGATACGCCGGGCTTCGATCTCGCCAGTTTCGTCGACGAGCACTTCATCCCAGAGCGCGAGCCGTTCAGCAATTACGTCTCGCCACCCGAACAGCCACTGCGGGTGCATATCGACGGTCTGTGGGACGTACTCACGCGCCGTCCCCAGCAACACCCCAGGTACTCGTCGCTGTTGCCGTTACCCTATGCCTACGTGGTGCCGGGAGGGCGCTTTCGCGAACTGTACTATTGGGATTCGCACTTCACGATGCTGGGTCTTGCCGAGAGCGGCCGCCCGCACCTGATGCGCGCCATGGCCGGCAACTTCGCCTATCTGATCGATACCTACGGGCACGTTCCCAACGGCAATCGCACCTATTACCTCAGCCGCTCGCAGCCGCCGGTATTCGCCATGATGGTCGATCTGTTCGCCCGCTACGGGGTCATCAGGCGTTCGCTCGACTACCTGCCGCAGCTGCGCAAGGAGTACGCCTACTGGATGGCCGGCGCCGACACCCTGCGCCCCGGCGAGGCTCACCGCAGTTGCGTCCACCTGGGCGACGGCACCCTGCTCAACCGCTATTGGGACGAGCGCGACACGCCCCGCGAGGAGGCGTATCTCGAGGACGTACTGACGGCTCGGCAATCGACGCGCCCGGCCCGAGAGGTCTATCGCGATCTACGCGCCGGGGCGGCCTCGGGGTGGGATTTCAGCTCGCGATGGCTCGACGATGCGCAGCAGCTGGCAAGCATACGCACCACGGCCCTGCTGCCGGTCGATCTCAACAGCTTCCTGTTCAAACTCGAAACCCAGATCGCACGGCTCAGCGCGATGGGTGGCGATATCGAAACCTCCAGGCACTTTCAACGCAAAGCCGACGAGCGCGCTCAGGCGATCGGGCGTGTCATGTGGGACGAGCGGGCCGGCGCCTTTTTCGATTTCGACTGGCAGCGTGGCCGGCTGTGCACGGCGCTGACTGCGGCGACGGTAACCCCGCTCTACGTTGGTCTGGCCAGTCGCGAGCAGGCGCGGCGCATCGCCAGGACGGTCCGCCAGCGGCTGCTCAGCGCCGGGGGCATCGCCACCACCGAGATCGACAGCGATCAGCAATGGGATCATCCCAACGGCTGGGCCCCGCTGCAATGGCTGGCAAAGCGCGGTTTTGATCAGTATGACGAGACGGCGCTCGCTCAGGACATCTCGGATCGCTGGCTCAAGACGGTCGGCAAACTCTACGAGCGCAAGAACAAGCTGATCGAGAAGTATTCGCTGATTCCCATGCAGGCGGGTGCAGTCGGCGGCGGTGGCGGCGAATATCCGCTGCAGGATGGCTTCGGCTGGACCAATGGCGTGACGCGCAGGCTGCTTCGCGACAGCCCGCGACACTCGGCGAATCAGAGTCGGGCGCAGAAACCGTAACGCCTGCGGACCGCAGCGGCGTTCCAGCGATGCGGCTTGGCATTCCAAGGCTTCAACAAGGCCCGACGTTCAGTAAGGATAAGGAGTCATGGCTTACTCTCAATCTTCACAAGCTCCCACGCCCCCTCCGGCCACGCTGTTCCTGTTCGGCGCCAGCGGCGATCTGGTCAAGCGTCTGCTCGTTCCTTCGCTCTATTCGCTTTTCCGCACGGGCCTGCTCGATCCGGCGCTGCAGATCGTGGGCATCGATCATGTGTCGGGCAATGACGAGAGCTTTCGCCGGCATCTGGCCGACTTCCTCGCCGCCCAGGCGGACGACCCGGATGCCGAGGCCGGTGAGATCGACCTCGAGCAATGGCCGGATTTTGCCCAACGGCTGCGCTATATCCAAGGTGATTTCACCCAGGCCGACACCTATCGACAGATTACTCGGGCCATCCAGGCGAGCCCGACACGCAATGCCCTGTTCTATCTCGCGACTGCGCCGCGTTTCTTTGCCGACATCGCCGAACGATTGGGTGACGCCGGATTGCTGCAAGAAGCTGCCGAGCAGTATCGGCGCGTCCTGGTCGAGAAGCCGTTCGGCCACGATCTCGCCTCGGCGCGGGCGCTCAATGAGCGCCTGCTCGCGGTCATGGCGGAGCACCAGATCTATCGCATCGACCATTTTCTCGGCAAGGAAACGGTCCAGAACGTTCTGGTGGCGCGTTTTGCCAACGTGCTGTTCGAACCGCTCTGGAACAACCATTACATCGATCATATCCAGATCACCGCCGCCGAAACCGTGGGCGTGGAACAGCGCGGCAACTTTTACGACAAGAACGGCGCCCTGCGCGACATGGTGCCCAATCATCTGTTTCAGCTGCTGGCGATGGTGGCGATCGAGCCGCCCGCCGCCTTCGACGCCGATGCCCTGCGCAGCGAGAAATCCAAGCTGCTGGGCGCCATCCGTCCCTGGTCGATGGAAGAGGCCCGGCATAACTCCGCGCGTGGACAGTATCGGGCAGGCACCTTGAAAGGCGAGCCGGTCCCGGGCTATCGCGACGAGCCCGATGTCGACGCCGACAGCAATACCGAAACCTATGTCGCCATCAAGCTCGTGATCGACAATTGGCGTTGGGCGGGCGTGCCCTTTTACCTGCGCACCGGCAAGCGCATGGGCGCCCGCGATACCGAAATCGCCATCTGCTTCAAGCCGGCGCCCTATGCTCAGTTCCGCGATACGAGAGTAGATCGACTCGAATCCAACTATCTGATCATTCAGATCCAGCCTGATGAAGGCATATGGCTGGACTTCGAGGCCAAACGGCCTGGACCCACCCTGGACCTGGAAACCGTCCAGATGGGCTTTGCCTACGAGGATTTCTTCGCGCTTCCCCCCTCGACAGGCTACGAAACCCTGCTCTATGACTGTCTGACCGGCGACCAGATGCTCTTTCAACGCGCCGACACCATCGAGAACGGTTGGCGGGCCGTACAGCCATTCCTGGAGGCCTGGAAGGATGATCCGCGTACCGATGGGTACGCGGCCGGGGAGGATGGCCCGCCGAGCGCCGACGAACTGATCGGGCGCGACGGGCGCAACTGGCACCAGGTAGGCAGGCAGCGGCCCGGAACAGATCGTGAGCAGGCGGAAGAATAGCCTTCGCCGACATGACGCTAAGCTCTGTCTGAAAAATCGGCGAGCGATGGGCAGACAAGGCAAAAATTGCTGAAAAAGCGGAGTTTACAGGCCGTAAATGAGCATTTTGAGTCAATTTTTAACGCCGTATGGGCGAGCGCAGGCATTTTTCAGAAAGCGTAGGGACGTCTGGGCTATCGTGTGCTCTGCGGTGCACTTCATGGCGCGTGCTAGACTCGGGCGCACATAATCAGCAGCAGAATGAGGGAGTCCGGCATGGCGCATGTGTCTTTGGCCTTCGAGGGCGTCGAGGACGCTGAGTTGGTCAATCGGCTGACTAGCGAGCTGATGATGGTCGACGGCGTCGAGAGCGCCGAGGTCGGTCGCCATGGCGCCGATGTCGAGGGTCGCATGAACCGCGCGGCACTGATCAAGGCGGTCGAACGGCTCGGCGTCGTCGTCAACTGAGCAAGGCAGCCGCTGAACGCGGCTTCGGCTGAAAGAGGAGAGTCCCGCATGACGATCACGGTGATCAGCAGCGATGGCCACAGCCTGCGCCAGCGCGTCGAGCTGGAGCATTTCGACGACCTGTTCGTCGATGCGCCGGCCATCGTCGGCGGCGACGAGAGTGCGCCCGATCCGCACGACTACTTCGACCTGGCGCTGGGCGCCTGCAAGGCGATCACCGCGCGCATGTACGCCCGGCGCAAGCAGTGGCCACTGAGCGGAGTCACGGTCACCGTGACCCGCAACGACCGCGAGGAACGCCAGGGGCGTTATTATCTATATGTGTCGTTGGCCTTCGCAGGGATCGACGATCCCGACCAGCTCCAACGCCTGCTCGAGATCGCCGATCGTTGCCCGATCCATCGCCTGATCACCGACTCGACCGTCGAGATTCGCAGCCGGTTGGCCTCGGATCAGGGTCCGAGCGCTTGAACTTTCACCGCATCGCTGCCATTTCAGGCCCATGAGCAAACCATTTCGCATCCAATCCAGGTATCGGCCGGCAGGCGATCAGCCCACCGCCATCGAGGGGCTGGTCAAGGGCCTCGAGGCGGGTCTGGCGCACCAGACCCTGCTCGGCGTCACCGGCTCGGGCAAGACCTTCACCATGGCCAACGTGGTCGAGCGCCTGCAGCGTCCGACCATCGTGCTGGCGCCCAACAAGACGCTGGCCGCGCAGCTCTACGGCGAGTTCAAGTCGTTTTTGCCCGACAACGCGGTGGAGTATTTCGTGTCCTATTACGATTACTACCAGCCCGAGGCCTACGTGCCCTCGTCGGATACCTTCATCGAGAAGGATGCCTCGATCAACGACCATATCGAGCAGATGCGGCTGTCGGCGACCAAGGCGCTGCTCGAACGCCGCGACTCGCTGATCGTGGCCTCGGTGTCGGCGATCTACGGGCTGGGCGATCCGGACCAGTACCTGAAGATGCGCCTGCACTTCAATCGCGGCGAGCAGATCGACCAGCGCGCCTTCCTGCGTCGGCTCGCCGAGTTGCAGTACACCCGCAACGACATGGATTTCCGGCGCGGCACCTACCGGGTGCGCGGCGACGTGATCGACGTGTTTCCCGCCGATTCCGAGGAGGAGGCGGTGCGCATCGAGCTGTTCGACGACGAGATCGAGACGATCAGCCTGTTCGATCCGCTGACCGGCGAAATGCGCGGCAAGCTGCCGCGCATGACCATCTACCCCAAGAGCCACTACGTCACGCCGCGCGAGACGATCCTCGCCGCCGCCGACCGGATCAAGGCCGAGCTCGCCGAGCGTCTCGAGTGGCTGCGCAATCACGACAAGCTGGTCGAGGCCCAGCGCCTCGAACAGCGCACGCTCTACGACCTGGAAATGATGCACGAGCTGGGCTACTGCAACGGCATCGAGAACTACTCCCGCTATCTCTCGGGACGCCAACCGGGCGAGCCGCCGCCGACCTTCTTCGATTACCTGCCCCCCGACGCGATCCTGTTCATCGACGAATCCCACGTCAGCGTGCCGCAGGTGGGCGGCATGTACAAAGGCGACCGTTCGCGCAAGGAGACCCTGGTCGAGTATGGCTTTCGCCTGCCGTCGGCGCTCGACAACCGGCCGATGACCTTCGACGAGTGGGAGCGGATCTGCCCGCAGACGGTGTTCGTCTCGGCCACCCCCGGCCCCTACGAGGCGAAGCACGCCGGCCAGGTGGTCGAGCAGGTGGTGCGCCCGACCGGGCTGGTCGACCCCGAGATCGAGGTGCGCCCGGCCTCGACCCAGGTCGACGACCTGCTCTCGGAGATTCGTCTGCGCACCGAGGTCGGCGAGCGGGTGCTGGTGACTACCCTGACCAAGCGCATGGCCGAGGATCTGACCGAATATCTCGACGAGCACGACATCCGCGTGCGTTACCTGCATTCGGACATCGATACCGTGGAACGGGTCGAGATCCTGCGCGACCTGCGACTCGGCAAGTTCGACGTACTGGTGGGCATCAACCTGCTGCGCGAGGGCCTGGACATTCCCGAAGTGTCGCTGGTGGCGATCCTCGACGCCGACAAGGAGGGCTTCCTGCGTGCCGAGCGCTCTTTGATCCAGACCATCGGCCGCGCCGCGCGCAACGCCAACGGCAAGGCGATCCTCTACGGCGACCGGGTGACCGACTCGATGCGTCGGGCGATCGACGAGACCGAGCGGCGGCGTAACAAGCAGATCGCCCACAACGAAGCGCATGGCATCGTGCCGCGCACCGTGACCAAGTCGGTCGCCGATATCATGGAAGGCGCTCAGACGCCGGGCAAGAAGGGCAGCCGGCGCAAGGGCGAGCGCAAGGTTGCCGAGGGTCCCGGCGAGTATGGCATCGAGGCGCTGCGCAATCTCACGGTCCCCGAGCTGACTCGCGAGATCGCCAAGATCGAGGACGCCATGCACGAGGCGGCGCACAATCTCGAGTTCGAGGAAGCCGCGCGGCTACGTGACCGAGTCCAGACCCTCAACGCCCGCTTGATCGAGCTCAAATAATCGCTTGCGCACCGCGCAGGTCGGGCGAGGGTATCGCCCTTGCCTGATCTTGACGGCAGATGGGCGTTCCCTCGGGTGGCTATTTATACCGTTATCTATGCTTGTCCGATCATACATGATTTCCTATGCCTGCCTGTCTTCAGGCCGTTGCGGTATAATCCCGCCATCCCGAATCCGCCGGGTAGCCTGACCTGCCTGTGGCGGCCGTTTGTCAGCGCGAGCGTGACCCAAGGAGCCCCGACCCCATGACCGTGATTCGCCAGGACGACTTGATCCAGAGCGTCGCCGATGCCCTGCAGTACATCTCCTATTACCACCCCAAGGACTTCATCGAGGCCATGCATGCGGCCTACCAGCGGGAAGAGAACCCGGCGGCGCGGGATGCCATCGCCCAGATCCTGATCAATTCGCGGATGTGCGCCACCGGTCATCGGCCGATCTGCCAGGACACCGGCATCGTCACGGTGTTCGTGCACGTCGGCATGAACGTGCGCTGGGAAGCCGACATGAGCCTCGACGACATGATCAACGAAGGCGTACGGCGGGCCTACCTGAACCCCGACAACGTGCTGCGCGCCTCGCTGCTCGCCGACCCGGACGGCAAGCGCGCCAATACCAAGGACAACACGCCGGCGGTGATCCACCACAAGCTGGTTCCGGGCGACAGCGTCGAGGTGCATGTCGCCGCCAAGGGCGGGGGCAGCGAGGCCAAGTCCAAGTTCGCGATGCTCAACCCCTCGGACAGCGTGGTCGATTGGGTGCTCGAGCAATTGCCCAGGATGGGGGCTGGCTGGTGCCCGCCGGGAATGCTCGGGATCGGTATCGGCGGCACCGCCGAGAAAGCCATGGAGCTCGCCAAGGAATCGCTGCTCGATCCCATCGATATCCAGGAACTCCAGGCCCGTGGCGCCGAGAATCGCGCCGAGGAGCTGCGCCTCGAACTCTACCACAAGGTCAACAGGACCGGCATCGGCGCCCAGGGCCTGGGCGGACTGACCACGGTGCTCGACATCAAGGTCAGGGACTACCCGACCCACGCCGCCAACAAGCCGGTGGCGATCATTCCCAACTGCGCCGCCACGCGGCATGTGCACTTCAGCCTGGATGGCAGCGGCGCCGCCGAACTGCCGGCGCCCAAGCTGGAGGATTGGCCCGAGATCACCCGCGAAGTCGGCGGCAACGTCAAGCGCGTCGATCTGGACGCCATCACTGCCGACGAGGTGCAGACCTGGCAGCCTGGCGATACCTTGCTGCTCAACGGCAAGCTCCTGACCGGCCGGGATGCGGCCCACAAGCGCATGGTCGACATGCTGGCCAAGGGCGAGGCGCTGCCGGTGGATCTCAAGGGGCGGTTCATCTACTACGTTGGCCCTGTCGACCCGATCCGCGACGAGGTAGTGGGGCCGGCCGGGCCGACCACCGCCACGCGCATGGACAAGTTCACCCGCACCATGCTCGAGCAGACCGGCCTGCTGGGGATGGTCGGCAAGGCCGAGCGCGGCCCGCTGGCGATCGAGGCGATCCGCGACAATCGCGCGGTGTATCTGATGGCCGTGGGCGGCGCTGCCTACCTGGTGGCCCAGGCGATCAAGAAATCCCGGGTGATGGGCTTCGAGGATCTGGGCATGGAGGCGATCTATGAGTTCGAGATCGAGGACATGCCGGTGACCGTCGCCGTCGACTCCCGGGGCGAGTCCGTGCACCAGACGGGACCGGCGAAGTGGAAAGAGATCATTGCCGAGCGCGTTTGAAGCGGCGCTGGCCAGCCGACGACACGACCCTGGCCCAGGCTGTGGAGTCGTGCCTTGAGAGCGGCGCTTGAGGAGGCGCGATGATGACCGTTTGCAGCATGGAGCGCCGATGTTTTCCTGGCTTATAGGGCTCGGCGTCTTCGCGATCTATGTGGCCGGGGCGCTCTCGGCGGTAC
The genomic region above belongs to Halomonas zincidurans B6 and contains:
- the uvrB gene encoding excinuclease ABC subunit UvrB — encoded protein: MSKPFRIQSRYRPAGDQPTAIEGLVKGLEAGLAHQTLLGVTGSGKTFTMANVVERLQRPTIVLAPNKTLAAQLYGEFKSFLPDNAVEYFVSYYDYYQPEAYVPSSDTFIEKDASINDHIEQMRLSATKALLERRDSLIVASVSAIYGLGDPDQYLKMRLHFNRGEQIDQRAFLRRLAELQYTRNDMDFRRGTYRVRGDVIDVFPADSEEEAVRIELFDDEIETISLFDPLTGEMRGKLPRMTIYPKSHYVTPRETILAAADRIKAELAERLEWLRNHDKLVEAQRLEQRTLYDLEMMHELGYCNGIENYSRYLSGRQPGEPPPTFFDYLPPDAILFIDESHVSVPQVGGMYKGDRSRKETLVEYGFRLPSALDNRPMTFDEWERICPQTVFVSATPGPYEAKHAGQVVEQVVRPTGLVDPEIEVRPASTQVDDLLSEIRLRTEVGERVLVTTLTKRMAEDLTEYLDEHDIRVRYLHSDIDTVERVEILRDLRLGKFDVLVGINLLREGLDIPEVSLVAILDADKEGFLRAERSLIQTIGRAARNANGKAILYGDRVTDSMRRAIDETERRRNKQIAHNEAHGIVPRTVTKSVADIMEGAQTPGKKGSRRKGERKVAEGPGEYGIEALRNLTVPELTREIAKIEDAMHEAAHNLEFEEAARLRDRVQTLNARLIELK
- a CDS encoding fumarate hydratase, with translation MTVIRQDDLIQSVADALQYISYYHPKDFIEAMHAAYQREENPAARDAIAQILINSRMCATGHRPICQDTGIVTVFVHVGMNVRWEADMSLDDMINEGVRRAYLNPDNVLRASLLADPDGKRANTKDNTPAVIHHKLVPGDSVEVHVAAKGGGSEAKSKFAMLNPSDSVVDWVLEQLPRMGAGWCPPGMLGIGIGGTAEKAMELAKESLLDPIDIQELQARGAENRAEELRLELYHKVNRTGIGAQGLGGLTTVLDIKVRDYPTHAANKPVAIIPNCAATRHVHFSLDGSGAAELPAPKLEDWPEITREVGGNVKRVDLDAITADEVQTWQPGDTLLLNGKLLTGRDAAHKRMVDMLAKGEALPVDLKGRFIYYVGPVDPIRDEVVGPAGPTTATRMDKFTRTMLEQTGLLGMVGKAERGPLAIEAIRDNRAVYLMAVGGAAYLVAQAIKKSRVMGFEDLGMEAIYEFEIEDMPVTVAVDSRGESVHQTGPAKWKEIIAERV
- a CDS encoding OsmC family protein — translated: MTITVISSDGHSLRQRVELEHFDDLFVDAPAIVGGDESAPDPHDYFDLALGACKAITARMYARRKQWPLSGVTVTVTRNDREERQGRYYLYVSLAFAGIDDPDQLQRLLEIADRCPIHRLITDSTVEIRSRLASDQGPSA
- the zwf gene encoding glucose-6-phosphate dehydrogenase, encoding MAYSQSSQAPTPPPATLFLFGASGDLVKRLLVPSLYSLFRTGLLDPALQIVGIDHVSGNDESFRRHLADFLAAQADDPDAEAGEIDLEQWPDFAQRLRYIQGDFTQADTYRQITRAIQASPTRNALFYLATAPRFFADIAERLGDAGLLQEAAEQYRRVLVEKPFGHDLASARALNERLLAVMAEHQIYRIDHFLGKETVQNVLVARFANVLFEPLWNNHYIDHIQITAAETVGVEQRGNFYDKNGALRDMVPNHLFQLLAMVAIEPPAAFDADALRSEKSKLLGAIRPWSMEEARHNSARGQYRAGTLKGEPVPGYRDEPDVDADSNTETYVAIKLVIDNWRWAGVPFYLRTGKRMGARDTEIAICFKPAPYAQFRDTRVDRLESNYLIIQIQPDEGIWLDFEAKRPGPTLDLETVQMGFAYEDFFALPPSTGYETLLYDCLTGDQMLFQRADTIENGWRAVQPFLEAWKDDPRTDGYAAGEDGPPSADELIGRDGRNWHQVGRQRPGTDREQAEE